From a single Geothermobacter ehrlichii genomic region:
- a CDS encoding branched-chain amino acid aminotransferase, whose amino-acid sequence MNLDILPVDNPKPGIGDEANLVFGKQFTDRMFVMEYDAGRGWHSARIQPYAPFTLDPAAMVLHYAQEIFEGLKAFRREDGSVVLFRPADNVARFNRSARRMCMPEVDEEFFLDAIRQLVRLEERWVPRSHGTSLYIRPTMIASEPMLGVRPADSYLCYVILSPVGAYYKGGIAPVKIWISDFYVRAAHGGTGEVKTGGNYAASLYAAREAAERGYDQVLWLDAKHKRYVEEVGSMNMCFVFDGKLVTSPLHGTILDGITRRSILTLAREMGLEVEERALTVDEIFEGVESGRLTEAFGTGTAVVVSPVGQFTYQGKTVRLGDGETPGEITRKLYDTLTGIQYGRLPDPHGWVVAV is encoded by the coding sequence ATGAATCTCGACATTCTTCCAGTTGACAATCCCAAGCCGGGGATCGGGGACGAAGCGAACCTGGTCTTCGGCAAGCAGTTTACCGACCGGATGTTCGTTATGGAGTACGATGCCGGTCGCGGCTGGCATTCGGCGCGCATCCAGCCCTACGCTCCCTTCACGCTCGATCCGGCGGCCATGGTTCTGCATTACGCGCAGGAGATCTTCGAGGGGCTGAAGGCCTTTCGGCGCGAGGACGGTTCGGTGGTGCTGTTCCGGCCGGCGGACAATGTCGCCCGGTTCAACCGCAGCGCCAGGCGCATGTGCATGCCCGAGGTCGACGAGGAGTTCTTTCTCGACGCCATCCGGCAGCTGGTAAGGCTCGAGGAACGCTGGGTGCCGCGCAGTCACGGCACCAGTCTCTACATCCGGCCGACCATGATCGCCTCCGAGCCGATGCTCGGCGTGCGGCCTGCTGACAGCTATCTCTGCTACGTGATCCTTTCGCCGGTGGGGGCCTACTACAAGGGCGGGATCGCGCCGGTCAAGATCTGGATCTCCGATTTCTACGTCCGGGCCGCCCATGGCGGCACCGGCGAGGTCAAGACCGGCGGCAACTATGCCGCCAGCCTCTACGCCGCCCGGGAGGCGGCGGAGCGCGGCTACGACCAGGTGCTGTGGCTCGATGCCAAGCACAAGCGCTATGTCGAGGAAGTCGGCAGCATGAACATGTGCTTCGTCTTCGACGGCAAGCTGGTCACCTCGCCGTTGCACGGCACCATCCTCGACGGCATCACCCGCCGTTCGATTCTCACCCTGGCGCGGGAGATGGGCCTTGAGGTCGAGGAGCGGGCGCTGACGGTCGACGAGATCTTCGAAGGCGTCGAGTCGGGTCGGCTGACCGAGGCTTTCGGTACCGGCACGGCCGTGGTCGTCTCTCCGGTCGGCCAGTTTACCTACCAGGGCAAGACGGTGCGGCTCGGCGACGGTGAGACGCCCGGCGAGATCACCCGCAAACTCTACGACACCCTGACCGGCATCCAGTACGGCCGGCTTCCCGACCCGCACGGCTGGGTGGTCGCGGTCTGA
- a CDS encoding J domain-containing protein yields MEPTSYEDLRRALQTFGLDANERISLATIRDRYRSLVKKLHPDRHGGDPEEIRRVNEAYRTLRAYCDSYRFCFSEEEFYRQNPEAHLLRQFATDPAWGGLQAKDED; encoded by the coding sequence ATGGAACCGACGAGCTACGAAGACCTGCGCCGGGCGCTGCAGACGTTCGGCCTGGACGCGAACGAACGGATCAGCCTGGCGACCATCCGCGACCGCTACCGCAGCCTGGTCAAGAAACTGCATCCGGACCGGCATGGCGGCGATCCGGAGGAAATCCGCCGCGTCAACGAGGCCTACCGGACATTGCGCGCCTACTGCGACAGCTACCGTTTCTGTTTCAGCGAAGAGGAGTTCTACCGGCAGAACCCGGAGGCCCACCTGCTGCGGCAGTTCGCCACCGATCCGGCCTGGGGAGGGCTGCAGGCGAAAGACGAGGACTGA
- a CDS encoding carbonic anhydrase, with translation MERLFKGIMQFRREDFLAHRELFCRLGREQRPHTLFIGCSDSRVVPSLITRTHPGELFIVRNVANIVPPYRQTEEFVATTSAIEYAVKALEVDCIVVCGHSNCGGCAALHKSHDELAELPHVRKWLQVSAEVPERVARLAVEGTPEEREWLTERVNILVQMRNLLTYPFIAERVKGGRLEILGWHYIIETGEIYNFNDELGAFERIGRE, from the coding sequence ATGGAGCGATTGTTCAAGGGCATCATGCAGTTTCGCCGGGAGGACTTTCTGGCCCATCGGGAGCTCTTCTGCCGGCTGGGGCGGGAGCAGAGGCCGCACACCCTCTTCATTGGCTGTTCCGATTCGCGGGTCGTGCCGAGTCTGATCACCCGGACCCATCCGGGCGAGCTCTTCATCGTACGCAACGTGGCCAATATCGTACCGCCCTACCGGCAGACCGAGGAGTTCGTCGCCACCACTTCGGCCATCGAGTACGCGGTCAAGGCCCTCGAGGTCGACTGCATCGTGGTCTGCGGCCATTCCAACTGCGGCGGCTGCGCGGCGCTGCACAAGAGTCACGACGAGCTGGCCGAGCTGCCGCACGTGCGCAAGTGGCTGCAGGTTTCGGCCGAGGTGCCGGAGCGGGTCGCCCGGCTGGCGGTGGAAGGGACGCCGGAAGAACGCGAGTGGCTGACCGAGCGGGTCAACATTCTGGTGCAGATGCGCAACCTGCTGACCTATCCGTTCATCGCCGAGCGGGTGAAGGGGGGGCGGCTGGAGATTCTCGGCTGGCACTACATCATCGAAACCGGCGAAATCTACAATTTCAACGACGAACTCGGTGCTTTCGAGCGCATAGGGCGGGAGTAG